A genome region from Hymenobacter tibetensis includes the following:
- a CDS encoding DUF4199 domain-containing protein — MDNTATPATTGAVGIRYGILTGLVSIILSFALNTTGLEQSPAKWISLLVLAGGIYLAQNYFKQQQGGFISYGQGLSIGAILSVVAGILNGIFSYIYVTYIDPEFIGRIMDKTRADMEARGGMTDAQIDQAMIWTAKFMNGPMMLGTSILGTLLVGFIISLIVSAVTKNPRPEFE, encoded by the coding sequence ATGGATAACACCGCTACTCCCGCTACCACTGGTGCCGTAGGCATCCGGTATGGCATCCTGACTGGCTTAGTAAGTATCATTTTGTCATTTGCCCTGAACACAACTGGCTTGGAGCAAAGTCCAGCCAAATGGATAAGCTTATTAGTGTTGGCCGGAGGAATCTATCTTGCTCAAAATTACTTCAAGCAGCAACAAGGTGGCTTTATTTCCTATGGCCAAGGTCTAAGTATTGGCGCAATATTATCGGTGGTAGCTGGGATTCTCAACGGAATCTTCAGCTACATATACGTTACATACATCGACCCTGAGTTCATTGGTCGTATCATGGACAAGACCCGTGCTGATATGGAAGCACGTGGTGGAATGACGGATGCGCAGATTGATCAGGCAATGATTTGGACTGCTAAGTTTATGAACGGTCCGATGATGCTGGGAACTTCCATTTTAGGGACGCTGCTTGTGGGCTTTATCATTTCGCTGATTGTATCGGCTGTTACTAAAAACCCGCGTCCTGAATTTGAGTAA
- a CDS encoding DUF4199 domain-containing protein, producing the protein MEPSRKPLKPVLRTALLYGAGAGLCCALWIVGLYLAGNNPYGPKRLMSIFFPPVAVLLGQWALRWYFKPDGPGILRSIGTGLLIAFFSAVFSAGSVYAFARATGPEPIARHLTEMRRLLEQGKPMFLKEKNGRQQYEQTYRNLAFTPQGLAADDYMRKLIVGILLSIPGGIFLRK; encoded by the coding sequence TTGGAACCCTCACGCAAACCACTAAAACCAGTCTTACGAACGGCGCTGCTCTACGGAGCAGGTGCTGGCTTGTGTTGTGCGCTCTGGATAGTAGGGCTATATCTCGCTGGCAATAATCCTTATGGCCCTAAGCGGTTGATGTCTATTTTCTTTCCGCCAGTGGCTGTGCTTCTAGGACAGTGGGCTTTGCGATGGTATTTCAAACCAGACGGCCCCGGAATTTTGCGCTCTATTGGTACAGGCCTATTAATTGCCTTCTTTTCAGCAGTGTTTTCAGCGGGTAGTGTGTATGCCTTTGCACGGGCTACTGGTCCAGAGCCAATTGCACGACATCTAACAGAAATGCGGCGTTTGTTGGAGCAAGGCAAGCCTATGTTTCTTAAAGAAAAGAACGGCCGGCAGCAATACGAGCAGACCTACCGTAACTTGGCTTTTACTCCTCAAGGATTAGCAGCCGATGACTACATGCGGAAGTTGATAGTAGGAATATTATTGAGCATTCCGGGAGGGATATTTCTACGGAAATAA